ACTGACGATAGATTTATTGAATTGCTCACCAAAAAACTTTACGGCGATATAGAAAACAAAGAAATAGAGGAATTTGATAACTATCTTGCTATAAACGAAAATTATAACGATCTGCATCAATTATTTATTGAGTACTGGGCTCAGCGCCTGGAAGAATATCCCAATACCGACGCCATTTTACAGCGTATGCGCGAACAAATGAATACTACGCATAACACCGTTAGTAAAAAAAAAGAAAAAAGATTTAGTTCATCTATATTTAAAATATTCAAAAGTATTGCGGCCTAGGCTATATTTAACATTGCTGCTATTGCCCTATTATCCGATTTATTGATTAAAGTTTCTGATAGCCAATAAATAGCGGTACATTTAAGCAATTCCTTTCACAAAATCATTCCGTACAGCCTTTTCTAATAATATTACGGAATATAATTAACTAATATATTTTAACCGTTTCAGGATAGCATCCTCATGCGGCCTAACATTATCATATGAGTAAAGACAGAAAGACGGTTAAGGAGAAAAAGAAAGCTCCTGCCGAAAATGTAAACAAAAAAGTATCGTCGTATCAATCCGGCAAATCATCGGCATCGGCCGATTTATCCTCAAAAAAATCAAAGTAATGGATGATCAAACAATAGAAAATCATATACGACTTTACCTGTACGATTTAAATAATATAGCCCGCGAGCATGGCTTTAAAGCTGATGATGTTTGGGAGTTTGGCCTGGTATCTGATGCCGAGAAAACGCGTTTACAAAAAGCCTATTACCCTACCATAGCTACTAAAATGCTACCGGAGGCGGTATTGCAAGTTTTTTACGCCATTAAATCGCGTTTAAACCAATCGTCTAATCAAAGCGAACAGCATTTGGACAAAAGAACTATAGAGGCTGATAGCTTAAATTACCTGGTGGCATATAATTTAAAGCGCCCGCGTACATAACAATACTTTACATAAAAGGCCTGCTCAATAAGCAGGCCTTTTATGTTTAAATTTGCCACGGTATATTTTTTGTTGCTTAGGGTATTATATCCGGCTCGTCCTCGTTATAATTACTAAAGGGTTTGGTCCAGCGTTTGCCGTAAAATTTGGTTTCGCTAAAGTGTTCATGATCGTGAAAATCTTTACCTGCTGTAACGCCAACATTAGGGTCGGTAAATATGTTGCGTATCTCTTGCTCTGTTTCCTTATCAACATTTCGGCCGGGCTGGTATATCGGCAAAGCCAATAACTGCGCTTTTGTAACATTAGATATAAGCACAGTATCTTCGTTCTCATCCAGCTCGGCTACTCCTATCGGTATTAATACCCGCCCATCCTCTAAGCCTATGTCGTTATTCTCCATATGCATCACTATATAGCATACCTTGCGTAGCGTTACGCTAAAAAGTAATTCATCCACCTCGCCCAGTTTATTATGGTGCGAGTCTTTAATGTCCCATCCAATAATATCAGGCTGGCCATCAGCTATCTCATATTCGCTTTCACTTAATTCTTCAAAGCAATCGTCGTCGTTTTGTAATGCCATCGTCGTTATATATTAGGTTATTTCTCCTGCGGAAAGGCTACGATCTCTACACTGCGGTTTTGCTGCCTGCCCTGTTCAGTGCCATTTGTAGCTAAAGGCTTAATCTCTCCCATAGAGTGCACAGATATTTTATCTGCGGGCATGCCTGCATTAAGTACCAGCCACTCTTTCACCGCTGTTGCACGTTCATCACCAAGTGTTTTATTTTCAGTTGCAGTACCTGTCGAATCGGTATGCCCATATACGCCTATCGAAGCATTTTTAAATCTTTTTAATAATGATGCTGCAATTATTTGTAAGCGCCCGTTAGCACTGCCCTGCAACTTACTTTCGTTTTTTGCGAATAACACATTCTCGCCAAGGCCGTAGATGGTGTATTTTTGGTTGCCCTTAACCACTATAGCTGTATCGGTTATTTCATCGTAGGTTGATCTTGGCAGGTCAAAATCCACAGCATCCCAGTCTGGCTGAGTAGTAGCTACGTTTGTGCTTATTGTATCTTTTTGAACGGTGTCTGCACTGGCCGTATCATTTTCCATGGTTTTTAAAGCCATTGGCGTATCGCTGTTGCTGCAGCCTTTCAGGAAAAAAAACAACAAACCCAGTGCTATAAACATCAACACCACCCATACCCAAATAGGTTTGTTCTTTTTAGGCTGTATATCTAATTGCGCCATATATGTATTTGTATGCTTAGTTAAATATCAAAGCATCATAATGGTGTTTAGTTTTAAAAAAGTGTAATTGATGTTAGGTATTATCTTTAATTAAACGCTTGTAACCTATATTTTACAATCGGTATTTTATACAGGCGAGCATTTAGTTACATTAGCTATATGAAAACCACCCATACCCTATCGTATTTTATAAATGCAAAAAACGTAGCAAAGTTGCTTGTTTTAGCAGCCATTTGTACTAACGCAGCAGGCTTTGCGCAAACCAAAAGCCCTGTTGTTGATAACATAGTAAAAGAAGAAACTGAAAATTCTCAACTGGAGAAACTTGCCCACGAACTGCTTGATGGTGTTGGCCCTCGTTTGGTGGGTACGCCGCAAATGGAAAAAGCAGGCAAATGGGCCTTAGATAAATATAAAGGATGGGGTATTACCGCCCGCTACGAGAAATGGGGCGAGTGGCGCGGATGGGAACGCGGCGCATCGCATATAGATATGGTTTACCCGCGTGTAAAATCGTTAGAGGGTACGCAACTGGCATGGAGCCCTGGTATGAAAAAGCCTGTTACAGCCGAATTGGTGATATTGCCCGAACTTACAGATTCGGTTGCATTTAAAGCCTGGTTACCCAGTGTAAAAGGTAAGTTTGTAATGATATCAATGTACCAGCCAACAGGCAGACCCGATTACAATTGGAAAGAATTTGCCACCACCGAATCGTTTGATAAAATGAAGGCCGTACGTACAGCACAAACTGATGCATGGCGTAAACGTATAACTAATACAGGCCTAACTAACCGTACTTTACCTGTTGCACTTGAAAAAGCGGGTGCGGCGGGTGTAGTTACCTCTAACTGGTCGCAGGGTTTTGGGGTGGATAAAATATTTGGCGCTTATACCAAAGTAATTCCTACGGTTGATATTGCCTTAGAAGATTATGGTATGCTTTACCGCTTAACCGAAAGCGGCGATAAACCAAGGATAACTATACAAACCGAATCAAAGGAATTAGGTGTTGTGCCGACCTTTAATATAATAGGCGAAATAAAGGGTACAGAGAAGCCTGAAGAGTATGTGATGCTATCTGCTCACTTCGACTCGTGGGATGGCGGTACGGGCGCTACGGACAACGGTACAGGATCGTTAACCATGATGGAAGCAATGCGTATTCTTAAAAAAGTTTACCCGCACCCCAAACGTACTATTTTAGTTGGCCACTGGGGTAGCGAAGAAGAAGGGTTGAATGGCTCACGCGCATTTGTAGAAGACCACCCGGAAATTGTTGCTAACCTGCAAGCTTTGTTTAATCAGGACAACGGTACAGGCCGCGTAGTTAACATTAGCGGACAAGGTTTTGTTAATGCCGGCGATTTCATCAACCGTTGGTTAACAGCTGTACCTGATACCATTAAACATCAAATTAAAACAAGTTTTCCTGGTTCGCCGGGTGGTGGCGGTTCAGACTTTGCTTCTTTTGTGGCCGTTGGTGCACCCGGTTTCTCTTTAGGGTCGCTTAATTGGTCGTACGGTAACTACACCTGGCATACCAATCGCGATACGTATGATAAAATAGTATTTGATGATTTAAAGAGCAATGCTATTTTAACAGCAATACTGGTTTATATGGCCAGCGAAGATCCGGCTAAGTTTAACCGCGAGAAGATAACTTTGCCTGTAAATGCAAAAGGCGAGCCGGGCAAATGGCCTGAGCAGGTAAAATCAAACCGACATGGTGGCTTAGACTAATTGTAACACAAATTAAATTGAAAGGCCTGCTTTAAATGTTTGAAGCGGGCCTTTTAATTAAACTGATATATTCTTTAACTTGTACGTGTGCCAATAGCATATTGTATACCGCCCAATAAATGTTGTAGAAAAAGCGGGTCAGTATACGATTCATCCGTATGCCCCAATGCGGTATAAAAAGAACGGCCACCATCAAAGTCATGATACCAACTCATAGGATGCAACCCATCGCTTTGCCCACCCGAGTAGCTATGTTCATCAATTCGTATCAACACTTTCAAATCAGGCGAGAGCCACTTAAAGTTATACCATTCATCAAGCCTGTGCCATATGGCCGGTAAATGTTTGGTAGCTATAAAGCTGCGGTCTATTACTTGTAAATTAGCAAATTGGTTTTTGCTTGGGTGGCTTTTAAAATAAGCGCCAACCAATTTACCATACCATGGCCAGTCGTACTCCGTATCAGTAGCGGCATGCACGCCGGCAAAACCGCCATTGGCTTTAATGTACTTTTCAAAAGCAGTTTGCTGGGTATTGTTTAATACATCGCCGGTAGTGTTTAAAAAAACAACAGCCGCATATTGCTTTAGGTTGTCTGTTGTAAAATTGTCGGCATTGGTGGTAGTATCTACATCAAAATTATTTTCTTGCCCCAGTTTTATTATAGCTGTAATACCTGCGGGTATAGATTGATGATGAAATTTGGCTGTTTTGCTAAATACCAGGATTTTTGGCTTAGCCGTACAAAATAATGTACACACTAATAATGCACAGGTTAATAGTACCGGTTTAATACTTTTCATTAGGGGTATTCAAATTTTAAAGGACAATAGTAACTGAGGTTCAATATACTATAAATTTCCTTTCTTTAATTCATCTGCTGCAAAATTGGCTGCACGTGCGGTTAAAGCCATGTAGGTTAACGATGGGTTTTGGCATGCCGATGATGTCATGCAAGCGCCATCGGTTACAAATACATTTTTTGCATCCCAAACCTGGTTGTGCTTATTTAATACCGATGTTTTAGGATCGTGCCCCATACGCGCGGTTCCCATTTCGTGTATGCCATCACCCACATGGTGTCCTGTATCGTGCGTTTCAACCTTTTTAACGCCGGCCGCTTCTAGCATCGCTTTGGCCTCCTGTACAATATCCAGGCGCATTTTTCTCTCATTCTCTTTTATCTCAGCATCCATTGATAATATTGGCAATCCCCATTTATCTTTACGTGTTTTATCAAGCGTTATCTTGTTCTCATGGTAAGGTAATAGTTCGCCAAAGCCACCTATGCCCATTGTCCACTGGCCCGGCTCGCTCAAAGCTTCCTTGTATCCTGCTCCAATATTCATCTCTGCAATTTCGCGACTCCAACCCTGCCGGCCGGCTGCGCCCTGGTAGCCAAAGCCACGCAAATAATCGCGCTTATCGTTACCGATATTGGCAAAACGCACTACATAAATACCATTTGCCCTGCGGCCATAGTAATATTTATCCTCATAGCCTTCTACCACACCACTGGCACCCAAGTTATAATGATGATCCATAATGTTATGGCCTAATTCGCCGCTGCTGCTGCCTAAACCATCGGGCCAGATATCAGTAGCCGAATTCATTAACACCCATGCACTGTTTAATGCCGAGGCATTTACAAAAACTATCTTAGCGTAAAACTCATAGGTTTTGTTTGTTTCGGCATCCAGCACCTCCACTCCTTTTGCTTTTTGGGTGTCTTTATCATACAGTATTTTGGTAACTATTGATTGAGGCCTCACCGTTAAATTACCTGTTGCAAGCGCTGCCGGCAATGTAGATGATTGTGTACTAAAATAGCCGCCAAACGGGCAGCCCTCCCAACACCTGTTGCGAAACTGGCATTTTGTACGCCCTGGTATGGCCGCGGTTAAATTGGCTGCACGCCCAATTATCATGTGCCTGCCAAAGTTCTTTTTTATGCTCGCTGCTACATCACGTTCAACCCAATTCATATCCATAGGCGGTAAAAAATGGCCATCAGGGAGGTTGGGTATACCTTCTATTGACCCACTTACGCCTGCAAATTTTTCTGCATGTTCGTACCAGGGTGCAATGTCTTTATAGCGTATGGGCCAGTCAATAGCCCATCCATCCTTATCATTTGCTTCAAAATCCAAGTCGCTCCAGCGATAGCTTTGGCGCCCCCATAAAAGAGAGCGGCCACCCAGGCGGTATGATCGCCACCAGTTAAAGGGTTTAACCTCAGCATATGGTGCATCCTGCTCGTTTGTCCAGGCATCTATTACAGCCTCCTGTGCACCCCAGTTACGCGATATTACCGGGCGCTCTTTACGCTGCTGTTGGGTTACATTGCCACGGTGTTCAAAATCCCAGGGATTATATTGCGCTGTTTTATAGTCTTTTATATGTTCATAGTTAGGTCCCCGCTCAAGCATAATTGTTTTCAGTCCGCGTTCCGTAAGTTCTTTTGCAGCCCATCCGCCGCTTATACCCGAGCCTATTACTATTGCATCGTATGTGTTATTGGCCTTAGCCTTACCATTAATGTTGGGTGAGTCTACAAACATATTTTTAGGTTTAAACTGATATGAGAAATCAGTTGATTAATAATTGGTTAACAATGTTATCAATTAATACACAAATTAACAACTGTCCGATAAACATTTTTTAACCCTGAAAAAAATAGCTCACAAAGCCCTATTTTTACCGAATGCTACAAATAAGCCAGCTTGTAATTTATCCCATAAAATCGTTAGGTGGTATTGCGCTTACAAGCGCTAAAGTAACCGATCGTGGCTTGCAGTACGACCGCCGCTGGATGCTGATTGACGAAGCTAACCGCTTTTTATCGCAACGCGAAAACCCACAACTGGCTTTGTTTATTCCTGAGGTTTTAGCTGATGGATTGAGGGTTACCCACCGGCCCGATGCATCATTTATACACATACCTTACCGGCTATTAACGCCAGAAATGCTGGAAGTTACCATTTGGGATGACACCTGCCTAGCACAGCGTGTTAGCGACGATGCAGACCAATGGTTTAGCCAAAAGCTGGGAATAAAGTGCCGCCTGGTATATATGCCTGATGAAACACATCGCCAAACCGACCTGCGCTATACGCAGGAGGGTAATATTACATCATTTGCTGATGCTTACCCCGCACTGCTGATAGGCCAGGCATCGTTAGATGACCTGAATGAACGTATGGCACATGAGCTGCCAATGGATCGTTTTCGCCCTAATATTGTTTTTACTGGTGGTGAAGCCTATAGTGAAGATGTTATTAATGAGGCTATTGTGAATGGTATACATCTGTTTGGCGTTAAGCTTTGCGCCCGCTGTGTGCTTACTACAGTAGACCAGGTTACTGCAATAAAGGGCAAAGAACCATTAAAGACGCTGGCCCGGTATCGCCGTAAGGAGAACAAGATACTATTTGGCCAAAATTTGGTGTTTAAAGGCCAGGGCGAGCTAAATGTGGGCGATGAATTAAAGGTGCTTTCGGTGCATACTGCTGACCGGTTTATTGTACCAAAACTTGATGAAAAAAAGTTAAAACTTAGACGATTGGGATGATGGCTTTTAAAATACAGCTTTTAAAATCAAAAAGTGCCTTTCCACCATATAGTGGCCATATTCATTCCACTATTAGCTATAAATTATTCCATTTATTTGTTGGTCTTGCGGGAATTTTTCTCTTTTTTTCGTTACCCCTCACCCACTAATATAAAATTTAATTCCAATTAAAAAAGTAATTGCTTATAAAAATTCATTCGGCCCGTCAGTTTGTATGGTTTTTAATTTACAGGAAATAATGGCTGTAATAAAAAAATCGCATGTCTAATTTCTAACCTTAAAATTTAGTTGTAATATTTGCGTTTTTAATTTTTGCTGCCCGGTTATGA
This portion of the Inquilinus sp. KBS0705 genome encodes:
- a CDS encoding OmpA family protein, translated to MAQLDIQPKKNKPIWVWVVLMFIALGLLFFFLKGCSNSDTPMALKTMENDTASADTVQKDTISTNVATTQPDWDAVDFDLPRSTYDEITDTAIVVKGNQKYTIYGLGENVLFAKNESKLQGSANGRLQIIAASLLKRFKNASIGVYGHTDSTGTATENKTLGDERATAVKEWLVLNAGMPADKISVHSMGEIKPLATNGTEQGRQQNRSVEIVAFPQEK
- a CDS encoding MOSC domain-containing protein; this encodes MLQISQLVIYPIKSLGGIALTSAKVTDRGLQYDRRWMLIDEANRFLSQRENPQLALFIPEVLADGLRVTHRPDASFIHIPYRLLTPEMLEVTIWDDTCLAQRVSDDADQWFSQKLGIKCRLVYMPDETHRQTDLRYTQEGNITSFADAYPALLIGQASLDDLNERMAHELPMDRFRPNIVFTGGEAYSEDVINEAIVNGIHLFGVKLCARCVLTTVDQVTAIKGKEPLKTLARYRRKENKILFGQNLVFKGQGELNVGDELKVLSVHTADRFIVPKLDEKKLKLRRLG
- a CDS encoding M20/M25/M40 family metallo-hydrolase; translation: MKTTHTLSYFINAKNVAKLLVLAAICTNAAGFAQTKSPVVDNIVKEETENSQLEKLAHELLDGVGPRLVGTPQMEKAGKWALDKYKGWGITARYEKWGEWRGWERGASHIDMVYPRVKSLEGTQLAWSPGMKKPVTAELVILPELTDSVAFKAWLPSVKGKFVMISMYQPTGRPDYNWKEFATTESFDKMKAVRTAQTDAWRKRITNTGLTNRTLPVALEKAGAAGVVTSNWSQGFGVDKIFGAYTKVIPTVDIALEDYGMLYRLTESGDKPRITIQTESKELGVVPTFNIIGEIKGTEKPEEYVMLSAHFDSWDGGTGATDNGTGSLTMMEAMRILKKVYPHPKRTILVGHWGSEEEGLNGSRAFVEDHPEIVANLQALFNQDNGTGRVVNISGQGFVNAGDFINRWLTAVPDTIKHQIKTSFPGSPGGGGSDFASFVAVGAPGFSLGSLNWSYGNYTWHTNRDTYDKIVFDDLKSNAILTAILVYMASEDPAKFNREKITLPVNAKGEPGKWPEQVKSNRHGGLD
- a CDS encoding ThuA domain-containing protein produces the protein MKSIKPVLLTCALLVCTLFCTAKPKILVFSKTAKFHHQSIPAGITAIIKLGQENNFDVDTTTNADNFTTDNLKQYAAVVFLNTTGDVLNNTQQTAFEKYIKANGGFAGVHAATDTEYDWPWYGKLVGAYFKSHPSKNQFANLQVIDRSFIATKHLPAIWHRLDEWYNFKWLSPDLKVLIRIDEHSYSGGQSDGLHPMSWYHDFDGGRSFYTALGHTDESYTDPLFLQHLLGGIQYAIGTRTS
- a CDS encoding GMC family oxidoreductase: MFVDSPNINGKAKANNTYDAIVIGSGISGGWAAKELTERGLKTIMLERGPNYEHIKDYKTAQYNPWDFEHRGNVTQQQRKERPVISRNWGAQEAVIDAWTNEQDAPYAEVKPFNWWRSYRLGGRSLLWGRQSYRWSDLDFEANDKDGWAIDWPIRYKDIAPWYEHAEKFAGVSGSIEGIPNLPDGHFLPPMDMNWVERDVAASIKKNFGRHMIIGRAANLTAAIPGRTKCQFRNRCWEGCPFGGYFSTQSSTLPAALATGNLTVRPQSIVTKILYDKDTQKAKGVEVLDAETNKTYEFYAKIVFVNASALNSAWVLMNSATDIWPDGLGSSSGELGHNIMDHHYNLGASGVVEGYEDKYYYGRRANGIYVVRFANIGNDKRDYLRGFGYQGAAGRQGWSREIAEMNIGAGYKEALSEPGQWTMGIGGFGELLPYHENKITLDKTRKDKWGLPILSMDAEIKENERKMRLDIVQEAKAMLEAAGVKKVETHDTGHHVGDGIHEMGTARMGHDPKTSVLNKHNQVWDAKNVFVTDGACMTSSACQNPSLTYMALTARAANFAADELKKGNL